A segment of the Candidatus Kuenenbacteria bacterium genome:
AAATATAAGAAATGTCATGGGATATAAATATGAATATTATTAAAACAAAATCATTTGAGTTGGCAATTCTTTCTAGGGGAGATTGCAGTGCGCCGAAATTGGCTATTTTGATTCCCGGGAGATTAGATACAAAAGATTACATTAATTTCGTCAGTCATGCAGAATATCTAACTGGAAATGGTTTTCTTGCGGTGGCCTTTGACCCGCCGGGAGTATGGGGTAGTCCTGGTGGTATAGAACTTTATACAACGACAAATTATATAAAAGCAATAAATGAGTTAATCGAATATTTCGGCGATAAGCCGACGTTGCTACTCGGTCATAGTCGAGGAGCGGCAGCTGCAATTTTGGCTAGCTCAAATATAAATGTAATTGGTGTTGTTTCTGTAATGGCGAATTTTGGCGCTC
Coding sequences within it:
- a CDS encoding alpha/beta hydrolase, producing the protein MNIIKTKSFELAILSRGDCSAPKLAILIPGRLDTKDYINFVSHAEYLTGNGFLAVAFDPPGVWGSPGGIELYTTTNYIKAINELIEYFGDKPTLLLGHSRGAAAAILASSNINVIGVVSVMANFGAPTVPSGEAQGKGFEITRRDLPPGGTPTKERKEFTLPIAYWDDGKKYNTIETLKKCIKPKLIVCGTTDQFTTPDEVKNLYKMIPEPKMIKEINCNHDYRYYLGAIQEVEEALGQFLYRYKL